A window of Citrus sinensis cultivar Valencia sweet orange chromosome 7, DVS_A1.0, whole genome shotgun sequence contains these coding sequences:
- the LOC102612106 gene encoding histone H1, whose protein sequence is MATEGEAVTEQQPAAEEPEKVVTEKKAKAAKDKKPKAPKEKKPKQSKTPSHPPYFQMITEALMALQDKSGSSPYAIAKYMEEKHKDELPANFRKILAVQLKHFAAKGNLIKIRASYKLSEAAAGKTKKEIKTKAKAPRKTRSVTAAAKIKAESAAAAPPPPKKAKKSAAAKPKQPKSIKSSAAKKAKKATAQ, encoded by the exons ATGGCCACAGAAGGTGAAGCTGTGACGGAGCAGCAGCCGGCTGCGGAGGAGCCGGAAAAGGTCGTCACTGAGAAGAAGGCCAAGGCTGCTAAGGACAAGAAGCCCAAGGCTCCTAAAGAGAAGAAGCCAAAGCAGTCCAAAACCCCCTCTCATCCTCCTTATTTTCAG ATGATAACGGAGGCACTGATGGCGCTGCAAGATAAGAGCGGTTCAAGCCCATACGCAATAGCCAAGTACATGGAAGAGAAGCACAAAGATGAGCTCCCAGCGAATTTCAGGAAAATATTGGCAGTGCAGCTGAAGCACTTCGCTGCGAAAGGAAATCTCATCAAGATCAGGGCCTCTTACAAGCTCTCTGAAGCGGCAGCTggcaaaaccaaaaaagagaTCAAGACCAAGGCCAAGGCCCCAAGGAAAACAAGGTCCGTAACTGCTGCAGCTAAAATCAAAGCAGAGTCTGCCGCCGCCGCTCCTCCTCCGCCTAAGAAGGCAAAGAAATCGGCTGCTGCCAAACCAAAGCAGCCCAAATCCATCAAGTCCTCTGCTGCTAAGAAAGCCAAGAAAGCTACTGCTCAGTAG
- the LOC102611327 gene encoding histone H3.3 translates to MARTKQTARKSTGGKAPRKQLATKAARKSAPTTGGVKKPHRYRPGTVALREIRKYQKSTELLIRKLPFQRLVREIAQDFKTDLRFQSHAVLALQEAAEAYLVGLFEDTNLCAIHARRVTIMPKDIQLARRIRGERA, encoded by the exons ATGGCTCGTACCAAGCAAACTGCTCGCAAATCCACCGGCGGCAAGGCTCCCAGGAAGCAGCTCGCCACTAAG GCTGCTAGGAAGTCTGCACCTACCACTGGTGGAGTCAAGAAACCTCACCGTTACCGCCCAGGAACTGTTGCTCTTcg TGAAATTCGGAAGTATCAGAAAAGCACTGAGCTTTTGATCCGTAAGCTGCCCTTCCAACGACTTGTTCGTGAAATTGCTCAAGACTTCAAG ACGGATTTGAGGTTCCAGAGCCACGCTGTTCTTGCACTTCAGGAAGCTGCAGAGGCCTACCTTGTTGGTTTATTTGAAGATACAAATCTGTGTGCCATTCATGCCAGGAGGGTGACTATCATGCCAAAGGACATTCAGCTTGCCAGGCGAATTCGTGGAGAAAGGGCGTAG
- the LOC102610635 gene encoding NAC domain-containing protein 76-like isoform X1: MSEPVSAMGNKLSRRLKTPITDMMESMESYVPPGFRFHPTDEELVGYYLRKKVASQKIDLDVIRGIDLYRIEPWDLQERCRIGYEEQNEWYFFSHKDKKYPTGTRTNRATMAGFWKATGRDKAVYDKSKLIGMRKTLVFYKGRAPNGQKTDWIMHEYRLESDENGPPQEEGWVVCRAFKKRATGHTKSIDGWDSSYFYDEPSGVSSVVDPIEYVSRQPQSLLAQNLMCKQEIEAENLSFLQAADQYLQLPQLESPSLPILKRPSSISLTSENSAEEEQNRVNNINNNSNNANKKVTDWRALDKFVASQLSQEDRCEGESSFGAHDDNSDMALLLLQEW; encoded by the exons ATGTCAGAGCCCGTTTCTGCAATGGGCAACAAGCTCTCCAGGAGGCTCAAGA CACCGATAACAGATATGATGGAGTCAATGGAGTCATATGTCCCACCAGGATTCCGGTTTCATCCGACTGATGAGGAACTCGTTGGATATTATCTGCGGAAGAAGGTTGCATCACAGAAGATCGATCTTGATGTTATCAGAGGCATTGATCTGTACAGGATCGAACCATGGGATCTCCAAG AGAGATGCCGGATCGGGTATGAAGAACAAAATGAATGGTACTTCTTCAGCCACAAAGATAAGAAGTATCCAACGGGAACAAGGACCAACAGAGCCACCATGGCTGGGTTCTGGAAGGCTACTGGCCGAGACAAGGCTGTGTATGATAAATCAAAACTCATTGGCATGAGGAAGACTCTCGTCTTCTACAAAGGAAGAGCCCCAAATGGCCAGAAAACTGACTGGATCATGCATGAATATAGGCTTGAATCTGATGAAAATGGTCCTCCACAG GAAGAAGGATGGGTTGTTTGCAGAGCATTCAAGAAGCGAGCCACAGGCCACACCAAGAGCATTGACGGCTGGGACTCAAGCTACTTTTATGATGAACCAAGTGGGGTTAGCTCGGTGGTTGATCCCATCGAATATGTGTCAAGGCAGCCCCAGAGTCTATtagcccaaaatttgatgtGCAAGCAGGAGATAGAAGCTGAGAACTTGAGTTTCTTGCAAGCAGCTGATCAGTATTTACAGCTACCTCAGCTGGAGAGCCCATCTCTGCCTATATTAAAGAGGCCAAGCTCAATATCTCTAACATCGGAGAATAGTGCTGAAGAAGAACAGAATAGAGTGAACAATAttaacaacaacagcaacaacgcTAATAAGAAAGTGACTGATTGGAGGGCATTGGACAAGTTTGTTGCATCTCAACTGAGTCAAGAAGACAGATGTGAAGGAGAGTCAAGCTTCGGAGCACACGACGACAATTCGGACATGGCATTGCTGTTGCTGCAAGAATGGTAG
- the LOC102610635 gene encoding NAC domain-containing protein 76-like isoform X2: protein MMESMESYVPPGFRFHPTDEELVGYYLRKKVASQKIDLDVIRGIDLYRIEPWDLQERCRIGYEEQNEWYFFSHKDKKYPTGTRTNRATMAGFWKATGRDKAVYDKSKLIGMRKTLVFYKGRAPNGQKTDWIMHEYRLESDENGPPQEEGWVVCRAFKKRATGHTKSIDGWDSSYFYDEPSGVSSVVDPIEYVSRQPQSLLAQNLMCKQEIEAENLSFLQAADQYLQLPQLESPSLPILKRPSSISLTSENSAEEEQNRVNNINNNSNNANKKVTDWRALDKFVASQLSQEDRCEGESSFGAHDDNSDMALLLLQEW from the exons ATGATGGAGTCAATGGAGTCATATGTCCCACCAGGATTCCGGTTTCATCCGACTGATGAGGAACTCGTTGGATATTATCTGCGGAAGAAGGTTGCATCACAGAAGATCGATCTTGATGTTATCAGAGGCATTGATCTGTACAGGATCGAACCATGGGATCTCCAAG AGAGATGCCGGATCGGGTATGAAGAACAAAATGAATGGTACTTCTTCAGCCACAAAGATAAGAAGTATCCAACGGGAACAAGGACCAACAGAGCCACCATGGCTGGGTTCTGGAAGGCTACTGGCCGAGACAAGGCTGTGTATGATAAATCAAAACTCATTGGCATGAGGAAGACTCTCGTCTTCTACAAAGGAAGAGCCCCAAATGGCCAGAAAACTGACTGGATCATGCATGAATATAGGCTTGAATCTGATGAAAATGGTCCTCCACAG GAAGAAGGATGGGTTGTTTGCAGAGCATTCAAGAAGCGAGCCACAGGCCACACCAAGAGCATTGACGGCTGGGACTCAAGCTACTTTTATGATGAACCAAGTGGGGTTAGCTCGGTGGTTGATCCCATCGAATATGTGTCAAGGCAGCCCCAGAGTCTATtagcccaaaatttgatgtGCAAGCAGGAGATAGAAGCTGAGAACTTGAGTTTCTTGCAAGCAGCTGATCAGTATTTACAGCTACCTCAGCTGGAGAGCCCATCTCTGCCTATATTAAAGAGGCCAAGCTCAATATCTCTAACATCGGAGAATAGTGCTGAAGAAGAACAGAATAGAGTGAACAATAttaacaacaacagcaacaacgcTAATAAGAAAGTGACTGATTGGAGGGCATTGGACAAGTTTGTTGCATCTCAACTGAGTCAAGAAGACAGATGTGAAGGAGAGTCAAGCTTCGGAGCACACGACGACAATTCGGACATGGCATTGCTGTTGCTGCAAGAATGGTAG